TGAAAAGTTTCCCGAATCAAAGAGATTAACTAGATATGTCTCAAAAGTGGAGGACAGAGAAATAAAAATGGTAAGGatagtaaataattaattagttttatatttttgtaaaaataaaagattattttcctatgTCTTAAATCAAGAATCGAACCTTACATTTATTTAACTATATGGTTAATTATGACTAGAAAATGAAGATGTAGTCTAAATTGATAACTATGAAAAAGTAGATTCCGATTGGTGACTTTTGGCAAAACTAAGAACCcgattgaatatgttatgcaaAATATCTATTATCGAGGTTACTAACGACGAAGCTCACATCAAGCACAACATTCATGATGACGTCGCCCACAAGGATGTCTCCCATGATGACCCCTATGACGACCAATTTATAGAAGACCACAAGGTGATGATGGAACGATTAGGAACTGCAAGTACGATATCAACTGAATTGGTCAAAGATTCTCGGAAAATGAAAGTCAATAACGCGAATGAAAATGCGTCACCATTCAAGAAATTTTCACCCTcgaatccaccaatctatgacGGCAAGCCCGATTCAATGGAATTTGAAGACTGGATCAATCATATGGACCAACTATTAGAGACTTTGCAATTCCTCGACGAATAGAAAACGTATGTCTTGCAGGAACGAATATGTGTTATCGATGTGGAGGGAAAGATCATTTCATCAGAGACTGTCCTAAACCACCTCGCAAGAATATTGGAGGAACAACCTCGAGCgatcatgaacgaaacaacaactTCTAGGGTTAATCATAACCCATCACGACATATGTAAGAGCTTACATGATGAAATACGAAGATCCTGGTTGCTTGATCAAATTAGATATGCAGAAAGCTTATGACACAATTGAGTGGGATTTCTTGGAAGAGATGCTGCTTGCTTTGGGAATTCCAGCTCAGTTTGTTAATTGGATCATGGTTTGTGTTACAACTCCCAAATTCTCAATCATGTTAAATGGTTCAGCCCAAGGATATTTTGCTTCCAGCAGGGGGTTAAGACAAGGGGATCCCTTGTCTCCTTTATTGTTTGTAGTATGTATGGAATATCTGTCTAGAACTCTATACAAGGTGGGTGAGGATAGCTGCTTTAAATTTCATCCAAGGTGTAGGTCTACAAAGTTGACTCACCTCTGCTTTGCAGATGATCTCATCTTATGCTGCAAAGGTGAGTTTCACTCTATTCAGCTGCTTCTCCAAGGTTTCAAACTTTTTTCTGACACTTCTGGTCTGAAGGCTAACATTCAAAAGTCAGCTGTGTATTGTGCTGGTATGAAACCAGAGGTAGTTCAGCAGGTAGTGGACTTTTCTGGGTTTGCCTTGGGTTCTTTTCCCTTTAGGTATTTAGGGGTTCCTATTTACTTTAAAAGAATCACTAATGCTGATTGTGAAGGATTAGTTGATAAAATGATGGCAAGAATCAAGACTTGGAGTTCTAGGAACTTGTCTTTTGCAGGAAGGATAACTCTTATCAATTCAGTCCTCTTAAGCATCCACTCTTACTGGGCTCAAGTGTTTATCCTTCCCAAACATGTGCTTAAAAATGTTGAAGCTATCTGTAGAGCCTTTTTATGGCAAGGCACTTACTTCTGTTCTAAACCAGGTTATGTTGCCTGGGATAGAGTTTGCAGACCTAAAAAGGAAGGGGGATTAGGAATAAGGCAAGTTCAGGCATGGAATATTGCAGCTTTAGGGAAATATGTTTGGGCTATAGCCAGAAAACAGGACACAATGTGGGTTAGATGGGTCAATGCAATCTACATTAAGACTGCAGGTTGGTGGAATTATCAGCCAAAAGCTGATAGTGGTTGGTACTGGAGAAAGATTTGTAGTGTGAAGGAGAAACTAAAGGGTTTGTTTAGTGAGGCTGAGTTGGATCAAATGCCTAAATACTCTATCCAGAAGGTATACCAGAAGTTGGTTCAACAGCATGAGAAGGTCCCTTGGGGATCTGCAGTGTGGAATAGAGCCTCTATTCCCAAGACTAGAGTGATTTGCTGGCTGATGGTCCAAGGGAGACTGCAAACAAGAGAAAGGCTACATAAGATTGGGGTCTGTAACACTACTACATGCTTGCTTTGTGAGGCAAAAGATGAAACTCACCCACACCTTTTCTTTGACTGTGAATACAGTAGAAGATGTCTACAGGGGGTTGAGGAATGGCTAGATATTCCTACTAGCAAAGTACATTATATGGGCCTGCTGAGGTGGGTTAAATGGAAGAGCCAGTGCAGCAAATTTCAAAAGACAGCAATACACACTGTTGTCAATGCTACTGTGTATAATCTATGGAGAGCAAGAAATGATGCTCTCTGGAATCAAAAGGTTCCTACCCCTTCAACTACTATCAGATGCATTCAGAGGAGTGTGATTGACAGATTAGCTCATATAGGTGCTAAGCAATCTAGCACAAATGACCAGATTTGGTGGAAGAGCAAATGCACTATTTAGGCTttgtttcttctcttttcttcccTATGCTGTTGTCATGTTGTTTGCTCCTTAGCCTCCCTGGCTTAGGACTTTGTTTGTAATCTGGTTTTTCAAGCAATGAAATCTACTCtgacttatcaaaaaaaaaaaaaaaatacgaagatgacgccaacgctgaTATTATTCGAATTTAGCTAGATCTCTCTCACTTTGGAGCCGAACTTCCCTTGTTTTCATGTTTATCGTCACATGTCATGTTATGAGTTTCTTACCCTAGACAGACTAGGCAAGTTTAAGCATTACTGTTTCCTGGaagaagttaagttaagcacggttcgaactcaaagattttgtggatatgaactATTTTGAGGAATTTTATGGTTATGAAATCTTTAAGGATAGTATAAATATTAGGAGTACCAAACGAGCATAAGGTTGTATTGCATGAGTGGTTGATCACTAATTAAGTTGAGATTATTCGAAGTTTAAAGTGTTCAAGTTGTgaatgaaattgattctagggtAACCTTTTCGTGTTATTCATGATGAATATTTTAGTGTTCATGAGTACAAAAGCCTACTATCTAAGGAATGATTGATATGTctctattaaggaagctaagaagttatatAGAAATATTATGAACCCAACATGAGTCATGATAAAAGACCCGTTTGAGTTGACacatgaataagatcttgaggaAAAAGGTTATCAAAAATTAGTCTATCAATAAGGTTGAATGATAGAGTACCAAAAGCGCATGAGTTTGCATTTTTTTTAAGTGGAGAATTACCTATTAAATCAAGGTTATTCAAGGTTCAAAGCGTCCAAGTTATGATTGATTTTTGAGTTACTTTCCCGCACCCTTCATAATGATTGTCTTGTGGTTGTAAGTACCTAAGTGTATTTTCAGATATGTCAAGGAAGCTAAGctaaaattttaaaagttaTGCAAGAATATTATGCGCAACcaaacatgatttatggtgaaaatgTGAAATTGAGTTTACGCATGAAGCTTTGATGATTATACCAAAggagttatcaagaattagtctgtcAGTAAGGTTGATGGTATTCTTGGTTTACCTTTCCGCATCAATTTATAGGGATTGTTTTTGTATTTATCTAAAAGGATGCTTGATAATCTCCATAAGGAAAGATGAACTAAAAGAATGTAAggttttgcaaaaatgttatgtggaaaaatatgatttatggtggAAACATGAAACTCCGTTGCATAAAGCTTTGAGGATCTTACCAAGGTAAGTTACCGAGAATTAGTCTGCCTATCAGGTTGATGGTATCAATGAATTctatgaaattcgaaaagaattatgaattattgaagaatgcaatggagttgagaatagaaaatcaacaaaatgacatgtttgtacaaccaggtagtctgaactaagttttcttgtagctagattgtttctgataaaggcaTGCCTGATGGCTTAGCATTATCCGCAAAATGCGAGATTTGTCGACTTAAGGATAAATAACGAAGTCGTATGTCCAGCAATGTATTTCTAGTCAGGTGATTGAactcgaacccctgcaacgaacgtagtcaacgaaATTATTCGACATAGAAGAAAAGATCGAAGATCGAAATCAAAAAGAATCGAATAATGAAAGTCAACGATAAGATTCCTGCAGCAAAGGAGCCAATAGCAAATGGAAACAGAATATCCCTAATTATTCGCCTAAAACAATATGATGTACGAATCACGATGTTTTGTGAATAAGGTCAATTAATGATGAAGATTTAGGAATAATATGCACTAAACGAGTAACAAACTAAGATATGTTACCATCATTAGttatatgaatgttatgcttatgttgaatgtgaaattttcaatttaagAATTATGTCTTTATGATATGCtctatggattatgtttatgttgaCATGGTTGTATTGGTAATAACTAATCGTCATACATGGAAGTCGTCTTCAATGGAAGTTCTCTTGAGCTCAGAGTACAAGATTGTTATACTAAATAAATTTCACAAATTATTTGAGTAttgcaattgatagataaatattcattttcattatatatacatatatttttagaattaaaattttgcattaaatgttactatttttggtagaaaatattttcaaacaagatatcacaaagtaaaatgggagcctagtctatgctaacaagcttgccccttttatgttctttgctcatcgatcctattttatgaagtaaagtggagatacgaatGACGATGGTgaaatgtaattgaccttaatgacgattaaggatcaatatatataattttaccCCTATTGTATtatttactcttcgattctaagtctcgagttgaagcggagttcTAAAAGATGACGGCGAAATGAATGCTAGACATTGTCGGAATTAAAaagaaattgtgagatcttggttttaaaataaaacatcatacttttattcgaatattttcaattttaacaatcATTTTATGCTTCTaaattcaagtttcgaggacgaaactttttcaaagggggtaagagtgtaataccccgaatttttaagaCTTGATTAATTATTCTTAATCATTTCTATTTAGCttaaaaccgttttaaatcctaGTTTCGAACTTTatgttaattaacgaagttttatgtcccttgaatttttaatattgttacacgatttattatttttcagattttataatttaattccaAATTTAAGAGCTTAAGCTATTTttaaaatcttaattatttcaTAAATTATTTCGAAATccttaataatttcgaaacgcacttattttattcgaaaactaaatttattttccgttaacgatatttttataaagaattattttagtcaaacatttctatttttagtaccttccaaaaatagcaaccaaATTTTCTGAGATTTAGTCCAATcatgtgaaattacgaaaatgcccttgaAAGAGCAAAATttcatttctcttcttcttcctcctctccaCGTATTTCTTCACTCCCTTTCCTTGAAATCAATCTAAATCCATGCCttggagaccaaggacttctCCTTGTTCATTACTCTACCTATTTACAAAATCAGATTTTccaattcaatttcaataaatcaACAGAACACACATTCAATCCCACTCTCCTTGTTCTTCTATGAttcaaaccaccaccaccaacaaccacTGTATGCCACCACCATAACCACCTCTACCTGCTGCCTATCACCACCCCAACCACCCTGATCAGCCACGACCACTGCCCAACCACCCTGCACCACCGTTGCGCCACACCTCTCCTGCTTTCCCCTTCAGCGCACCCCCTGTCTCTCTCCCTTCCTCGCCTCGCTGCACCACCACCGTCACACTCCACCACCGTCCACCCTCACCACCTTGTACACCAACCTCCGCCGCCCATATTCCCCGTCGAGACGTCCCCCTTCCTCCGCCCAGAACCACCCATGACGCCACCCAAACTCCCCTGTCCCCTGCCCCCTCTCCCCTGTTCGCACTCCCTCCTCCTCCCCTTACTGTTCTGTCGCCGCATAACCACCACCCTCACCGTCGCCCTCCGGCTTCGAGTCACCCCAGCCAGCCTCCCttcctcccttttctctttcctcctccTCGTCCGTCTCCTCTTCCCTTCCCCTGTTCGTGTCTCGTTTTTCCAGAATCAGGAAATCAGTTTCAATTGTGAAACTTGGATTTCTAATTTCCCAAACCCATAATTAAATTAGGCCATTCTAATTTGGGCCTTTGGGTAAGTTAAAAttgaattataattttcagatttccaaTATTAtcaatatttatgttttaataattcctatgatataattatttactaataaatcattattatttttcacctttaattatcgattttaatatactagctttatttaacaaaatcgaaatttaaataatattcatgaaaatcgatttatgagatatatatatatatatatatatatatatatatatatatatatatatatatatatatatatatatatatatatatatatatatatatctcataaatcgattttcatgaaTATTATCAATGAAAATAtgtatatatttcgattgaagtttcgatttataatattttcattaaattatgaaaactatatttttatttaaattcgttatttataaaattcgttacttataaaatattaattttaaattatttattgtttagaTACTAATTCACTGatataatattttgaaagaaattggactcggagctcaggacgaacgaaccaaggaaaatcccTAGAAAATCGCGGAGTTAGGTAAcgactattgctagtacccgcaatccccttataaatatgatttatgaaaatatgacgttatgattgaatttaggaattaaatgttttgacatgttttatggattgtgggaatgaattatgatttgtttgaattattctttataatatgatttgattgagttttctcataaaatgatgtttatatgatgccatgaaagaaatgatatttttattGATCCCGGGATCTAAATGATGATTTATGCTCTAAAGTgttatgttatttcaattgaaatacaaaatccaaggcttagtaaaattacataaaacatgataaatgaaagtgaaataccTAGTTTGTCTGGCAGTATATAAACTActatcttcctatctatcggtcatgcatgtacctatggacacctgtccacccatggattacgagcccaggctcccatggtttatgagcccaggctcggGCCCAGACCCCATGTTACCAGTTCGATGATGAGCCTAGGCTCATATGGGCCCAGACcctagtggagaattccttcacggttcgtacttccCGACAACTAgtatgttaaattgcaaagtttatgaatgaattaaatatgatgttttattaaatattttaccTTATTCTATTCTCtatgtgttattaaataaaatgaattaaaatgaatttacgttgctagaatagttcgttactgagtcttcggctcaccattttgttttaggtactgcggggaacgatggaaacgagtagtggcgaggaatttcactttaataattcccaccTAGTTTATATAATAgtttaaagacttttagtaagttatgtaattttattttggaaatataaAGGATCATTATGTTAATTTAGatgatttaatagcttatgttatgatattgccttgtaattcacaggagggagttacggcggtaatgtcccgaccgaattaggtaaaTTCCGCCGATTAATTATGTGATTTACAGATCGAGGCGTTACAACGTGCGACTAAAACCAACTTTTAACAACGTAATAATTTACAAATTCACTAAATAACCTTGGTAATACttcttccattttttttaattgcaccatcttggttttaTCATTATTCGCttattcttatatagttattttttgtgatttatatgtaaggaacAATATACTCATGtggaatcttgttagattcgtctcgaaatatactctcaaattatcaaatttttataattttttaaaatgtataatgagagatattagtagttaaaataGTGAATTGACAAGCGTGAAATctcagatggtgcaattaaaaaaaatggaggaattaattgacaattttccATTTATCCGTACAGTGAGTGAAACATGTGGCCAACAAAGCGAGAAAAAAAGAAACGATGCCAACGTACTGTGTGACCGGAGCAACTGGGTTCATAGCCGCTTATTTGGTAAAAGCTCTTCTTCACCAAGGCGACATTGTTCGTGCCACCGTCCGAGATCCTGGTATCTCTCTCTGTTTTTTCTTTCAGATAGTAATCATTTAACTTGACTGATTATAATGAAGCTGATGTAATGAATGTTCTGACCCAGATAATGAGGAAAAGGTGGGATTTCTGTGGGAATTAGAAGGAGCGAAGGAAAGGTTAACACTATTTAAAGCTGATTTATTGATTGATGGTAGCTTTGATGATGCTATTAATGGAGTTGATGGGGTTTTTCACACTGCTTGCCCTGTCTTTCTTCCTCCTGATACCGATGATTTTCAGGTATAATTTAACATATCAACTCTGATTAATTGGTTGTTATTGGTTTGATTATGTGTCTTTGTTTAAGTTGAGTAATGACTGTGATTAAGTTAATTTATCAAACATTTAAAAAAACTGTACTCAAAATTGTTAATTAAGTTGAGTGATTAGTGACAGTTTGGAGTAATAATTGAAAATCTAATTGAACTGGAGGACTGCAAAGTGTAAACTTTAGTGAACACTTGAGCTCAATTTGGTCTTGTTGCTGGTGAGGATTGCGGTAATAAGAGTACCCATAAAAAGATTAGCAGCAACAAGAATCAAAATAATGATGTAATCGACATAGAATTGTTGTTTACGAGTACTCAGATGAAAGAAAACAGGAACATTAAAAATTTGTCATACTTGgtatatgttgttgaaattatAACAGAGATAAGAGAAGGGAAAGAATATGATATTTCTATTGCTTCAATTCAATTAACAATACCACAAACATAAGCCTTATATAGGCATAAGAACAACGATAGCTAAGGAAGCATAATCAACTAACCGACTAACACATTAACATAAACTAATCACGTCCCTTAAATTAAAGGTGAAGAAACCAGCTGCGAATTCGGGCATGCTTGCATGTACCTTGTAACAAACAGCATAGCAGGCAGGTATACCCGCCCGCCGATGTAATAGACAGCTCGATATATTGGCATGAACCCCAAAACCAGTCGTTGCAGGAAGTAGGGTGTGCAACATGGAATCCATACCAAGGTTCCGGCTCCGCAATAATGTCCGGCTTCTAAGCATGATTTATCTGGTACACCAATGGCCATCATCACTACGATGGCAAGGATAAATAGGAGAAATACAACATATTTGCTTGTGTTCATCACTCATATCATGAGTTCGTTACACTTTTCTTTTGGTTTTCGATCACTTAGTTTTTTATAACCTTCAATGTCAATGCATCCATATGTAACCCATCGTGGGCATGCCCTGGCAAACAACTAACTAACTTGTTTGAACGTACGAAGTACATAATTAATATTAAGTCAGTACTACATAATTGTTTGTTACAAATTAGGATTTCTTTAATAAAAGGTTTTATGGTCATTTTTTATTATAACAGTGTTGGAGTCAAGCAGAGACAAGCATTACTAATTTAAAAGTTGTTTGTATAATTGTATTGGACTTCTAGCTAGATCAACTATTGATTATGGTTCCACTGTTATTGTGAGTGTCATTTGGCTGCGAATCATTGATAATTTTTCTTCTTACTAAAACTGTAAAAGATATTTTGGCAGTCTCTGATTGCAAAATACATAAAATCTATCATCGAACTTTTGTCATGATTTGCAGGCGCTGCTAATTGATCCATGTATAAGAGGGACTTTGAATGTTCTTAATTCATGTAAGAAGGCAATTTCTGTAAAGAGGGTTGTACTCACATCATCCTGCTCTGCCATACGCTACCGAGATGATGCATCACAAGTGTCTCCTTTAAATGAGTCACATTGGAGTGATCCTGAGTACTGCAAGCGTTACAATGTATGCTAAGCTGCTAACTATTTCGATATATGTACTGAATTACTCCTTCAGTTATTACACTCACCTTTTCAATGTCTAATTAAAGGAATCCATAGTAAACTGTTGGTGTTTCTGGCTGCAGCTGTGGTATCCATACGCAAAGACATTAGGGGAAAAGGCAGCGTGGGAAGTAGCTAAAGAAAGTGGTCTTGATCTAGTGGCAGTAAATCCATCATTTGTGGTTGGTCCGTTGCTAACTTCTCGGCCCACAAGCACACTGGAATTCATATTATCACTTACCAAAGGTGGAATTTCTCTTTTTACTCAATATGTAAAACATATGCATACTCAAAATAAGAGGTCTTTTCTGCAACTAATCATTTTCAAGTATGTAGTCACTAGTGTGGTGATGTTGTTGGGAACTAACCTTAATTACACAACGCCAAAGAAAAACTCTCTGGTACTGAAATCATAAGTTGCCAATAGGATCTTGTATAACAACTATGATCTCACCAGAATAACGTAACTAGACTGTAAATTTTGTGACTTTTGGAAACAGGTGCTCAAGGAGAGTATCCAAAACAGGTTATAGGATTTGTTCACATAGATGATGTAGTCGCTGCACATATTTTAGCAATGGAGGAAAGAAAAGCATCTGGAAGATTAATATGCTCAAGCTCAGTTGCTAACTGGTCAGATATTGTGAAGATGCTCAAGGATAAGTATCCTATGTATCCATTTGAAAGCAAGTAAGTCGATCTTAATGTTAAATGGAATATTGCAAAGGACCCCGAATGGTCAGAGTATATTGCACTTTAAAGATTTTCCCAAAATTTATCAGCCTTTTTATGGTAATATTAACTTATTTTGGGTATCTTAGGCAAAGCAGCAATGAAGGAAATGATTTCCCACATTCAATGGACACTAGCAAGATAATGCAGCTAGGTTTCTCCGGTTTCAAAAGTGTCCCGCAAATGTTCGACGATTGCATTAAGACCTTCCAAGAGAAAGGATTTCTATAATGTCATGTTCTTCGATCTCTTGTTTTTCACAACCTCCTTTGTTAGAGTAGTCTTCAATAATGGTAAAGTTTTTGTTAAACTATCTCACATTATATTGACAGATTGAAGGAAGAAGTAGTAATTTAAATAGGAAATTTGGTGAAACACTATTTTTATGTTTGGGATTTTTGGATTTTATCttttaaatacttatttaaatttaactaacttagtttggtttgtttgactaacactactaTTTGACGTCTGACGTTAATGTTTTCCATTTATGGATCCCACTCCAAGGAAGAAAGAGAGTTAAAAGTTCATCAAAGATGTTACAGAATGTCGTTGGAGTGGGGTCCATAAACGGAAAAAATTAACGGCATCAAtctcaaatggtagtgttagtcaaacaaaacTTATAAGATAGTTAAATTTAAAAAAGTATTTAAAAAGTAACAATAGTTCACAAAACCTCAAGATAGTGTTTCACCAAATTTGCATTTAAATAGGTTCGACCCATCTTTAATGTTTgaacccaaattcttatatgagactgtcctcaccatcaactgatggtgagaccagttcacacttgcgaatttaggtatgttacttctataatttagacatgttactttttttttataattttagaggaggtactttttttagtttaggtatgttacttctatagtttatacatgttactttttttatacggagtagttttaggggagataccttcttagtttaggtatgttacttctatagtttagacatgttactttttttttaataattttagaggaggtatttattttagtttaggtatgttacttctatagtttagacatgttactttttttatacggagtagttttaggggagataccttcttagtttaggtatgttacttctatagtttagacatgttactttttttttaataattttagaggaggtatttattttagtttagatatgttacttctatagtttagacatgttacttttttttataattttagatgaggtacttttttagtttaggtatgttatttctatattttagacatgttacttttttttttaattttagatgaggtacttttttagtttaggtatgttacttctatagtttagacatgttactttttttttatacggaatagttttaggggaggtacatttttagtttagctatgttacttctatagtttagacatgttactttttttatataattttagaggaggtacttttttagtttaggtatgttacttttatagtttagatatgttactt
This genomic stretch from Spinacia oleracea cultivar Varoflay chromosome 3, BTI_SOV_V1, whole genome shotgun sequence harbors:
- the LOC110783457 gene encoding tetraketide alpha-pyrone reductase 2-like, yielding MPTYCVTGATGFIAAYLVKALLHQGDIVRATVRDPDNEEKVGFLWELEGAKERLTLFKADLLIDGSFDDAINGVDGVFHTACPVFLPPDTDDFQALLIDPCIRGTLNVLNSCKKAISVKRVVLTSSCSAIRYRDDASQVSPLNESHWSDPEYCKRYNLWYPYAKTLGEKAAWEVAKESGLDLVAVNPSFVVGPLLTSRPTSTLEFILSLTKGAQGEYPKQVIGFVHIDDVVAAHILAMEERKASGRLICSSSVANWSDIVKMLKDKYPMYPFESKQSSNEGNDFPHSMDTSKIMQLGFSGFKSVPQMFDDCIKTFQEKGFL